In a genomic window of Dermochelys coriacea isolate rDerCor1 chromosome 11, rDerCor1.pri.v4, whole genome shotgun sequence:
- the CCNT2 gene encoding cyclin-T2 isoform X8, protein MATNSLHLTTFCLQYKPTVIACVCIHLACKWSNWEIPVSTDGKHWWEYVDPSVTLELLDELTHEFLQILEKTPSRLKRIRNWRANQAAKKPKGDGQVSENSLLGSSLVQNSILVDTVTGVSANTSFQKSTTSTFPAPVPLSSGSMSVQHSHAPENLAILATGMPSTSYSLASHQEWPQHQEQTRTEQIYSQKQETTLPGSQYNLNFQQGTSVQLHAGLHHRSDKLTEHSTGKQDYAHKSGNKHHGQVAAPVIPQKMSLDKYREKRKLETLELDVREHYVATQVEQQHKKHIQPQAASSSSVTSPIKMKIPVANAEKPEKHASDKKEKGGSLKLRIPIPPTEKSSSKEDLKMKIKVSSERHSSSDEGSGKSKHSSPHVSKDHKEKHKEHSSNRHHSSSHKHSHSGGSSSGGSKHSTDGITPTVLRSPVGLSSDGNSSSSGSSRKKLHSNDASHNHHSKLSKSSKSSGSSSSSSSSVKQYVSSHNSVFNLPLPPPPPVTYQVGYGHLSTLVKLDKKPVENGPDANHEYSTNSQHMDYKDTFDMLDSLLSAQGMNM, encoded by the exons ATGGCTACCAACAG CCTGCACCTTACTACCTTCTGTCTTCAGTACAAACCCACAGTGATAGCATGTGTGTGCATTCATTTGGCATGCAAGTGGTCCAATTGGGAGATTCCTGTATCGACGGATGGAAAGCATTGGTGGGAATATGTTGATCCTTCAGTTACTCTGGAATTGCTAGATG AGCTCACACATGAGTTTCTGCAAATACTAGAGAAAACGCCTAGCCGACTGAAGAGGATTCGTAATTGGAGG GCTAATCAGGCTGCTAAGAAACCGAAAGGGGATGGACAGGTATCTGAGAATTCTCTTCTTGGTTCATCTTTGGTCCAGAATTCCATTTTGGTGGATACCGTTACTGGTGTATCTGCCAATACAAGCTTCCAAAAATCGACGACGTCGACCTTTCCTGCACCAGTACCTCTGAGCTCAGGAAGTATGTCTGTTCAACACAGTCATGCACCTGAAAACTTGGCAATATTAGCTACAGGGATGCCAAGTACCTCATATAGTTTGGCATCGCACCAGGAATGGCCTCAACATCAAGAACAAACAAGGACCGAACAAATATATTCTCAGAAACAGGAAACTACATTACCTGGTAGTCAGTACAATCTGAACTTCCAACAGGGAACTTCTGTACAATTGCATGCTGGGTTACATCACAGATCTGACAAACTTACTGAGCATTCCACTGGTAAACAAGACTATGCTCACAAGTCAGGAAACAAACACCATGGACAGGTTGCTGCTCCTGTAATTCCTCAGAAAATGTCCTTGGATAAATACAGAGAGAAACGCAAACTAGAAACCCTTGAACTGGATGTAAGGGAACATTACGTAGCTACCCAAGTAGAACAGCAACATAAAAAGCACATCCAACCACAAGCAGCCAGTAGCAGTTCTGTTACTTCCcctattaaaatgaaaattcctGTTGCAAATGCAGAGAAACCAGAAAAACATGCGtctgataaaaaagaaaagggtggATCACTCAAACTGCGAATACCAATCCCACCTACAGAAAAGAGTTCCAGTAAAGAagatctgaaaatgaaaattaaagtttCTTCAGAAAGACACAGCTCATCTGATGAGGGCAGTGGAAAAAGCAAACACTCAAGTCCACATGTTAGCAAAGACCATAAAGAAAAGCACAAAGAACATTCTTCAAATCGCCATCACAGTAGCAGTCACAAGCATTCACATAGTGGTGGCAGTAGTAGTGGCGGCAGTAAACATAGCACTGATGGAATAACACCAACTGTTTTGAGGAGTCCTGTTGGCCTGAGTAGTGATGGTAATTCCTCTAGTTCCGGTTCTTCAAGAAAGAAGTTGCACAGCAATGATGCTTCTCACAACCACCACTCCAAATTGAGCAAAAGTTCCAAAAGTTCAGGTAGTTCATCTAGTTCTTCCTCCTCTGTTAAGCAGTATGTATCCTCTCACAACTCTGTTTTTAACCTTCCcttaccccctcctccccctgtcaCATACCAGGTGGGCTACGGACATCTCAGCACCCTCGTGAAACTGGACAAGAAGCCAGTGGAGAACGGTCCTGATGCCAATCACGAGTACAGTACAAACAGCCAGCATATGGACTACAAAGATACATTCGACATGCTGGATTCGCTGTTAAGTGCCCAAGGAATGAACATGTAA
- the CCNT2 gene encoding cyclin-T2 isoform X6, with protein MLQTLGFEITIEHPHTDVVKCTQLVRASKDLAQTSYFMATNSLHLTTFCLQYKPTVIACVCIHLACKWSNWEIPVSTDGKHWWEYVDPSVTLELLDELTHEFLQILEKTPSRLKRIRNWRANQAAKKPKGDGQVSENSLLGSSLVQNSILVDTVTGVSANTSFQKSTTSTFPAPVPLSSGSMSVQHSHAPENLAILATGMPSTSYSLASHQEWPQHQEQTRTEQIYSQKQETTLPGSQYNLNFQQGTSVQLHAGLHHRSDKLTEHSTGKQDYAHKSGNKHHGQVAAPVIPQKMSLDKYREKRKLETLELDVREHYVATQVEQQHKKHIQPQAASSSSVTSPIKMKIPVANAEKPEKHASDKKEKGGSLKLRIPIPPTEKSSSKEDLKMKIKVSSERHSSSDEGSGKSKHSSPHVSKDHKEKHKEHSSNRHHSSSHKHSHSGGSSSGGSKHSTDGITPTVLRSPVGLSSDGNSSSSGSSRKKLHSNDASHNHHSKLSKSSKSSGSSSSSSSSVKQYVSSHNSVFNLPLPPPPPVTYQVGYGHLSTLVKLDKKPVENGPDANHEYSTNSQHMDYKDTFDMLDSLLSAQGMNM; from the exons cAAGCAAGGATTTGGCACAGACATCCTATTTCATGGCTACCAACAG CCTGCACCTTACTACCTTCTGTCTTCAGTACAAACCCACAGTGATAGCATGTGTGTGCATTCATTTGGCATGCAAGTGGTCCAATTGGGAGATTCCTGTATCGACGGATGGAAAGCATTGGTGGGAATATGTTGATCCTTCAGTTACTCTGGAATTGCTAGATG AGCTCACACATGAGTTTCTGCAAATACTAGAGAAAACGCCTAGCCGACTGAAGAGGATTCGTAATTGGAGG GCTAATCAGGCTGCTAAGAAACCGAAAGGGGATGGACAGGTATCTGAGAATTCTCTTCTTGGTTCATCTTTGGTCCAGAATTCCATTTTGGTGGATACCGTTACTGGTGTATCTGCCAATACAAGCTTCCAAAAATCGACGACGTCGACCTTTCCTGCACCAGTACCTCTGAGCTCAGGAAGTATGTCTGTTCAACACAGTCATGCACCTGAAAACTTGGCAATATTAGCTACAGGGATGCCAAGTACCTCATATAGTTTGGCATCGCACCAGGAATGGCCTCAACATCAAGAACAAACAAGGACCGAACAAATATATTCTCAGAAACAGGAAACTACATTACCTGGTAGTCAGTACAATCTGAACTTCCAACAGGGAACTTCTGTACAATTGCATGCTGGGTTACATCACAGATCTGACAAACTTACTGAGCATTCCACTGGTAAACAAGACTATGCTCACAAGTCAGGAAACAAACACCATGGACAGGTTGCTGCTCCTGTAATTCCTCAGAAAATGTCCTTGGATAAATACAGAGAGAAACGCAAACTAGAAACCCTTGAACTGGATGTAAGGGAACATTACGTAGCTACCCAAGTAGAACAGCAACATAAAAAGCACATCCAACCACAAGCAGCCAGTAGCAGTTCTGTTACTTCCcctattaaaatgaaaattcctGTTGCAAATGCAGAGAAACCAGAAAAACATGCGtctgataaaaaagaaaagggtggATCACTCAAACTGCGAATACCAATCCCACCTACAGAAAAGAGTTCCAGTAAAGAagatctgaaaatgaaaattaaagtttCTTCAGAAAGACACAGCTCATCTGATGAGGGCAGTGGAAAAAGCAAACACTCAAGTCCACATGTTAGCAAAGACCATAAAGAAAAGCACAAAGAACATTCTTCAAATCGCCATCACAGTAGCAGTCACAAGCATTCACATAGTGGTGGCAGTAGTAGTGGCGGCAGTAAACATAGCACTGATGGAATAACACCAACTGTTTTGAGGAGTCCTGTTGGCCTGAGTAGTGATGGTAATTCCTCTAGTTCCGGTTCTTCAAGAAAGAAGTTGCACAGCAATGATGCTTCTCACAACCACCACTCCAAATTGAGCAAAAGTTCCAAAAGTTCAGGTAGTTCATCTAGTTCTTCCTCCTCTGTTAAGCAGTATGTATCCTCTCACAACTCTGTTTTTAACCTTCCcttaccccctcctccccctgtcaCATACCAGGTGGGCTACGGACATCTCAGCACCCTCGTGAAACTGGACAAGAAGCCAGTGGAGAACGGTCCTGATGCCAATCACGAGTACAGTACAAACAGCCAGCATATGGACTACAAAGATACATTCGACATGCTGGATTCGCTGTTAAGTGCCCAAGGAATGAACATGTAA
- the CCNT2 gene encoding cyclin-T2 isoform X7: MKCLPQSSKDLAQTSYFMATNSLHLTTFCLQYKPTVIACVCIHLACKWSNWEIPVSTDGKHWWEYVDPSVTLELLDELTHEFLQILEKTPSRLKRIRNWRANQAAKKPKGDGQVSENSLLGSSLVQNSILVDTVTGVSANTSFQKSTTSTFPAPVPLSSGSMSVQHSHAPENLAILATGMPSTSYSLASHQEWPQHQEQTRTEQIYSQKQETTLPGSQYNLNFQQGTSVQLHAGLHHRSDKLTEHSTGKQDYAHKSGNKHHGQVAAPVIPQKMSLDKYREKRKLETLELDVREHYVATQVEQQHKKHIQPQAASSSSVTSPIKMKIPVANAEKPEKHASDKKEKGGSLKLRIPIPPTEKSSSKEDLKMKIKVSSERHSSSDEGSGKSKHSSPHVSKDHKEKHKEHSSNRHHSSSHKHSHSGGSSSGGSKHSTDGITPTVLRSPVGLSSDGNSSSSGSSRKKLHSNDASHNHHSKLSKSSKSSGSSSSSSSSVKQYVSSHNSVFNLPLPPPPPVTYQVGYGHLSTLVKLDKKPVENGPDANHEYSTNSQHMDYKDTFDMLDSLLSAQGMNM; the protein is encoded by the exons cAAGCAAGGATTTGGCACAGACATCCTATTTCATGGCTACCAACAG CCTGCACCTTACTACCTTCTGTCTTCAGTACAAACCCACAGTGATAGCATGTGTGTGCATTCATTTGGCATGCAAGTGGTCCAATTGGGAGATTCCTGTATCGACGGATGGAAAGCATTGGTGGGAATATGTTGATCCTTCAGTTACTCTGGAATTGCTAGATG AGCTCACACATGAGTTTCTGCAAATACTAGAGAAAACGCCTAGCCGACTGAAGAGGATTCGTAATTGGAGG GCTAATCAGGCTGCTAAGAAACCGAAAGGGGATGGACAGGTATCTGAGAATTCTCTTCTTGGTTCATCTTTGGTCCAGAATTCCATTTTGGTGGATACCGTTACTGGTGTATCTGCCAATACAAGCTTCCAAAAATCGACGACGTCGACCTTTCCTGCACCAGTACCTCTGAGCTCAGGAAGTATGTCTGTTCAACACAGTCATGCACCTGAAAACTTGGCAATATTAGCTACAGGGATGCCAAGTACCTCATATAGTTTGGCATCGCACCAGGAATGGCCTCAACATCAAGAACAAACAAGGACCGAACAAATATATTCTCAGAAACAGGAAACTACATTACCTGGTAGTCAGTACAATCTGAACTTCCAACAGGGAACTTCTGTACAATTGCATGCTGGGTTACATCACAGATCTGACAAACTTACTGAGCATTCCACTGGTAAACAAGACTATGCTCACAAGTCAGGAAACAAACACCATGGACAGGTTGCTGCTCCTGTAATTCCTCAGAAAATGTCCTTGGATAAATACAGAGAGAAACGCAAACTAGAAACCCTTGAACTGGATGTAAGGGAACATTACGTAGCTACCCAAGTAGAACAGCAACATAAAAAGCACATCCAACCACAAGCAGCCAGTAGCAGTTCTGTTACTTCCcctattaaaatgaaaattcctGTTGCAAATGCAGAGAAACCAGAAAAACATGCGtctgataaaaaagaaaagggtggATCACTCAAACTGCGAATACCAATCCCACCTACAGAAAAGAGTTCCAGTAAAGAagatctgaaaatgaaaattaaagtttCTTCAGAAAGACACAGCTCATCTGATGAGGGCAGTGGAAAAAGCAAACACTCAAGTCCACATGTTAGCAAAGACCATAAAGAAAAGCACAAAGAACATTCTTCAAATCGCCATCACAGTAGCAGTCACAAGCATTCACATAGTGGTGGCAGTAGTAGTGGCGGCAGTAAACATAGCACTGATGGAATAACACCAACTGTTTTGAGGAGTCCTGTTGGCCTGAGTAGTGATGGTAATTCCTCTAGTTCCGGTTCTTCAAGAAAGAAGTTGCACAGCAATGATGCTTCTCACAACCACCACTCCAAATTGAGCAAAAGTTCCAAAAGTTCAGGTAGTTCATCTAGTTCTTCCTCCTCTGTTAAGCAGTATGTATCCTCTCACAACTCTGTTTTTAACCTTCCcttaccccctcctccccctgtcaCATACCAGGTGGGCTACGGACATCTCAGCACCCTCGTGAAACTGGACAAGAAGCCAGTGGAGAACGGTCCTGATGCCAATCACGAGTACAGTACAAACAGCCAGCATATGGACTACAAAGATACATTCGACATGCTGGATTCGCTGTTAAGTGCCCAAGGAATGAACATGTAA